The Blattabacterium cuenoti genome includes the window ATCTTGATAATTTAAATGATTTAAAGTGTGTCCAGATTCATACTCTTTATAAAAAAAAAGTATTTTTTTTTCCTTTAAAAATTTTAATCCTTTTTTTGCCCAATTTACAGGAATTATAGAATCATATTTTCCATGAGATATAAAAAATTCTAAATCGTAATTATGATTGATTTTTTTTGGAAAGATTCGATCTTCTAAATATCCACTTAAAGCTATTACTTTTTTTATTTTATCAGAATTTTTTAATGCTATTGCATAACTTAAAATAGCTCCTTGACTAAACCCACATATCCATACTGTATTTTTTTTCAATTTATATTCTTCTATGGCTTCATGGATAAAAAATGATATTTTTTCAATGGTTGTTTTAGCCTGTATTATGTTAATGAATTCGTTTTTATTATCAAAGTCTATATCATACCAAGAATATTGATTTGTTCTAATTAAATAAAAACCTTGAATACTAATTATAAAAAAATTTTCTGGAAGATCTTTTTGAAAAAAAGAAAAAAGATCTTTTTCATTGCTACCATATCCATGAATCATCAAAAAAAGAGTCTTTTCCTTTTCATATCCCGTTTCTTTTATAAGATGTTTAATAGAAAGTTGATTTCTTAAAAGCATAAAATATTTTTATTTATCAATTTTGTATAATGTTCCATTTTCTATTTTTAATTTTTCATCAGCCATATTTGCTAATTGTAAGTTATGAGTAACAATTAAAAAAGTTTGTTTGAATTTGAAATTCAAAAAATCAAACAAATTATGTAATTTTTCTGCGTTTTTTATATCTAAATTCCCAGAAGGTTCATCTGCAAAAATAATTTTTGGATCATTAATCAAAGCTCTTGCTACAGCAACTCTCTGTTTTTGACCTCCAGATAATTCTTCTATTTTTGAATTTTCATACTTAGATATATTTAATTCTTTTAATAGATCTATAGCTTTTTTTTTCACTTTTTTTTTGTTGATGAAACCTGGTAAACATATATTTTCTAATACAGTAAATTCAGGAAGAAGTTGAGGCGTTTGAAAAATAAAACCTATTTTTTGATTTCTTAAAATAGAAAGCTCCTTGTCTGTAAGAGATAATATATCTTCTTTATTGATTTTTATAATAGGTTTTATTTTTTTATTTATCGTTGGTTTTTCTAAAGTTCCTAAAATATGTAATAAAGTACTTTTTCCTGCTCCAGATTCCCCTAAAATACATACTATACTTCCTTCTTTTACCATGATATTTACTCCTTTTAAAATTTTTTCTTTTCCAAAAGATTTGTAAATATTTTTAGCCTGAATCATTTTTTCGTAAATTTAAAATCCTTCTTTATAAATAAAAGAAACGAATTTTAGTTTAAATTTACTTTTAAAATTATTTCAATGAATTTACATGAATACCAAGGTAGAGAAATATTAAATTCTTTTTCCATTCAAGTTCCTGATGGAATGATTGTTTCTTCCCCTGAAGAAGCTGTAAAAGTAGCTAAAATTTTTTTTAAAAAAACTGAAAAAAATTCTTTAGTGATTAAAGCTCAAATTCATGCTGGAGGACGAGGAAAAGCTGGAGGTATTCAAATAGTGAAAAATTTGGATGAAGTTTATGAAAAATCAAAAAACATTTTAGGAAAATTTCTAATAACTTCCCAAACTTCTAAAAAGGGAGAATTAGTTCGAAAAATTTTGTTATCTGAAGATATCTATTTTTCTGAATTCAGTCCTCCTATAGAATATTATTTATCCATATTATTAAATCGTGATATAGAAAAAAATATGATTCTTTACTCTAAAGAAGGAGGAGTAAATATAGAAGATTTTTCAAAAAAAAATCCAAATAAAATATATACAGAAGTTATAGATCCGATATTAGGACTTCAATTATTTCAAACAAAAAAAATTGGTTTCAACTTAGGAATTCATGATAATGAATCTTTGAAAAACTTTAGCTTTTTTCTATTTTCACTTTATAAAGCTTATATCACTTTTGATACTTTATTATTAGAAATCAATCCTTTGATCAAAACATTTGATCAAAAATTTATTCCAGTTGACATAAAAATGATTTTAGATGACAATGCTTTGTTTCGTCATAAAAAATATAATTTGATCCGTGATGATATTGATGAAATTGAAAGAGAAGCCTGTGAAGCCAAATTAAATTTTTTAAAACTGGAAGGAAATGTAGGATGTATGGTAAATGGAGCTGGATTAGCAATGGCTACTATGGATATGATTAAATTTTGTGGAGGTGTTCCTGCTAATTTTTTAGACATAGGAGGTTCTGCGGATATAGAACGTGTAGAAAAAGCTTTTTATCTGATATTAAAGGATAAATCTGTACAAACAATATTAATCAATATATTTGGAGGAATTGTACGTTGTGATACGGTTGCAAAAGGAATTATAAATTCTTTTTCTAATATTCATCAGGATATTAAAGTTCCTGTTGTTGTTCGTTTACAAGGAACAAATGATGAATTGGCAAAAAAATTGATTCAACAAAGTTTATTTCCTATTTATTCTACTGATACTTTAGAAGAAGCATCTGATAAAATTCAAGAAATTTTACATATAAAATAAGATTGATTTTTTATGAAAAAAATTTTTTCTGTATTTTCTGAAAAATATAAACCTATAAAATGGAATGAAATAATAGGACAAAAAGATATAATTCTGATTTTAAAAAAAGCAATACAGGAAAATCGTTTATCTAAAATTTTATTTTTTTTGGGTCCAGAAGGAGTAGGAAAGAATACATGTGCACAAATTTTATCCAATGAATTAAATTCTTTTTCAGAATTAAAATATTATTCTTTGAATAGATTTGAAATTAATGGATTTTTGAATAATTCATTAGAACATATTTATAAAATAATAAATCAATCCCGTTTTTTTCCTAAATTAGGAAAATATAATATATTCATAATTAATAATATACATATGGTTTCTCAATGTTTTTTCAATTTTTTTATAAGATTTATAGAAGAAAAACATCCACATGTCTTGTTTATTTTTTGTGGAACAGAGGAAAAAAAAATTCCAAAATTAATTTTATCACGTTGTCAAGTTTTTGAATTCAAAAGGATTTCTACAAAAGAAATTTTTTTACATTTAAAAATGATTTCTGAAAAAGAAAATATAGAAGTAGAAAATGAAGCCTTATTGATTCTGTCAAAACATGTAAAAGGATCTATTAGTAAAGCTATTTATTTATTTGATAGATTGATTTTATATAAAAATAGTGAAAAAAAAATATCCAAAGAATTCCTAATTCAAAAATTAGGAATTATTGACGTAAAGTACTATTTCAAAATAGTAGATTATCTTTTAGATAAAAAAATACATAAAATATTCATTTTATTGGATAAAATTTTACAAAAAAAAGAAAATTCTTATGATTTAATTATAGGTTTAACCAAACATTTCAGAAATTTATTTTTATATAAAAATTATGAAACAATTTCTATTTTGAAATTAAAAAAAGAGATAATATTCTCTTACATTTCACAATCAAAAAAAATCTCTTATTTCTTTTTAATGAATGCTTTGAACATTTGTCTTAGATTGAAAAAAGAATATGAAAAGTTTAATCAAAGTTATAGATTAACAATTGAAATTTATCTAATACAGTTGGCATATTTATTCGATAATAAAAAAAATGAAAATTCATTCTTAATAGAAGATGAAAAAATTCAATGTTTACAAAAAAATTGGATCAATTTTTTACAGAAATTTTATGGAAAAATAAATCCTATTCATTTATATTTTTTGAAAAATGAAATAAAATTTCAAATTGAAAAAAATAAAATATTTTTTGTTCTTCCATATAAATTAGAAAATTTTAGTTTTTTGTTAATTCAAACACATTTTTTTAAATATTTTAAAGAAAAATTCAATTATCCGCATTTAGAATTTGAAATAGTGAAAAAAAATTCAAGTACAATAGAACAATATAATCTTTTATATCATAAAAATAAATTAATAGAAACATTAATAGAACGATTGAATTTAAAAATTTTTTCTTATGAAATACAAGGAAAAAAAAAATTATTGTAAACGATTTTTCTCTTGTATAAAATTTATTTCTATTCAAATTCTTTTCATTTGTAGAAATGGAATAGATATTTTATCTTTTTTTGAATCAAATATTTTAATGATTTCAATTTATGATTCATCATTATTCGTCAAACAGTATAAAAAAATTTTTTTTCTCTTCTACTTATTCAGATGAAGATATTGAAAATGACAGTTCTTCCTTTTCTTATGGATCTGGAAGTAGTGGAACAGGTTCTGGTTATTATGGAGGGATAAAAAGTAAAACTCCTGTTTTGGATAATTTTGGAAGAGATTTGAATTCCATAGCTATGGAAGGAAAATTAGATCCCGTAGTAGGTAGAGATAAAGAAGTTGAACGTGTTTCTCAAATATTGAGTAGAAGAAAAAAAAATAATCCTCTTCTTATAGGAGAACCTGGAGTAGGAAAATCTGCTATTGCTGAAGGATTAGCTTTACGTATTGTGCAAAAAAAAGTTTCAAGAGTTTTGTACAATAAGAGAGTGGTTGTATTAGATTTAGCAAGTTTAGTTGCTGGAACTAAATATAGAGGTCAATTTGAAGAAAGAATGAAAGCCATTATCAATGAATCAGAAAAAAATAAAGGTCTCATTCTTTTTATAGATGAAATACATACTCTGATTGGAGCAGGAGGAACTACAGGTTCTTTAGACGCTTCTAATATCTTTAAGCCAGCTTTAGCAAGGGGAGATATTCAATGTATCGGTGCAACAACACTCAATGAGTATAGACAATATATAGAAAAAGATGGAGCCTTAGAAAGGAGATTTCAAAAAATTATTGTTCAACCTTCTTCTGAAGAAGAAACTATAGAGATCTTAAGAAAAATAAAAGGAAAATATGAAAGTCATCATAACGTTATTTATACAGAAAAAGCAATAAGAGCTTGTGTATATCTTACTGTACGATATATTGTAGATCGTTTTTTACCAGATAAAGCCATTGATGCTTTAGATGAATCGGGATCTCGTGTTCATATTAAAAACATAAAAGTTCCACAGGAAATAGTTCTTTTAGAGAAAGAATTAGAGAGTATTCGAAAAGAAAAATCAAAAGTAGTTAAAAGTCAGAAATACGAAGAAGCGGCACGTTTACGTGATACAGAAAAACGTATTGAAAAACAATTAATGAAAGCCCAAAAAGAGTGGGAAGAATCTTCTAAAAAAAATAAAGAAATTGTATCCGAAGAGAATGTTGAAGAAGTGGTATCAATGATGAGTGGAGTTCCAATAAATAAAATTTCTCAAGCTGAAATGAAAAAATTGAGCAAAATGATAGATATCTTAAGAGAGAAAATAGTAGGACAAGATGAAGCGGTAGAAAAAATAGTAAGAGCCGTTCAAAGAAATAGAACTGGATTGAAAGATCCTAATTCCCCTATAGGTTCTTTTATTTTCTTAGGACAAACAGGGGTCGGAAAAACTTCTTTAGCAAAAATTTTTGCTAAAGAATTATTTGATTCCGAAGAATCATTGATTCGTATAGATATGAGTGAGTATATGGAAAAATTTTCTGTATCCCGATTAATAGGAGCTCCTCCAGGTTATGTGGGGTATGAAGAAGGAGGACAATTAACGGAAATTATACGTCGTAAACCTTATTCTGTAATATTATTAGATGAGATAGAAAAAGCACATCATGAAGTGTTTAATGTTTTGTTACAAATGTTAGATTATGGGTGTGTTACAGATAGTATTGGAAGAAAAATAAATTTTAAAAATACCGTGATTATTTTTACTTCAAATACGGGAACACAACAATTAAAAGAATTTGGTCAGGGAATAGGGTTTCATACTCAAGCAAGAAAATTAAACAATTATATACAAAATGTACTAGAACAAGCTTTAAAACGTACTTTTTCTCCTGAATTTTTAAATAGAATAGATGATATTATTATTTTTAATTCTTTAACAAGAGAAAATATATCAAAAATAACTCGTATTGAATTGAACAAAATAATTCTTCATGTATCTAATTTAGGTTATGAATTGGTATTACTCCCTGAAGTAATAAATTTTATTCAAAAAAAAGGATTTGATCAAGAATATGGAGCTCGTCCTTTAAAAAGAGTAATAGAAAAATTTATAAAAAATCCTATATCGGAATATATAATTAGTGAAAAATTAAAAAAAGGAGATAAAATTTCACTAAAAATGAATACAAGTAATGACAATGTAGAAGTATTTATTCATCAAAAAAAATGAATTTTATTTCAAAAAAAATAAAAATTATTGAAAATATATTGGATTTTTTATATCCTAATCCAACTTCTACTTTGTATTATATTAATGAATATACTTTATTGATATCTATTATGTTAAGTTCTAGAACTCAAGAAAAAAAAGTCAATGAAATTACAAAAATTTTATTTAGAAAAATCAATAACCCCATAGATACAATTTATACTCCTATTGAAAATATAAAAAATATTATAAAACATATAGGACTTTACAAGAAAAAATCTAAAAATATTTATGATTTATCTGTTATATTAATCAAAAAATATAATGGAATTATTCCGAAAAATATTTCGGAATTAAAATTTTTACCTGGAATAGGACATAAAACTGCATCTGTTTTTTTATCCCATGTATCCAACGAATTTGTATTTCCTGTGGACACTCACATTCATAGAATGATGTTTCGTTGGAAACTGAGCAATGGAAAAAATGTTAAACAAACAGAACAAGATGCAAAACGTTTTTTCAAAAAAAAAATTGGAAAAAATTACATCTTCAAATTATTTTTTATGCTAAAAAATATTCTCCTTCTAGAAAATGGAATTTAAAAAAAGATATTATCTATCAAGAATTATTAAACAAGAATTTATTATGATAAAATTTTTAAAAAGGTAAATCATCAAAATCATCAGATGATAAAGGAGGAGATGTTGAAGTCATTTTATTTGAAGTTTTTTCCGTAGAATAATGTTCTATTTTCCATCCTTGAATAGAATTAAAATATCTAATAATTCCTTCAGGATTTTTCCATTCTCTTCCCCGAATGTTTATGAATATTTTTATTTTATCTTTTGGTTTTACATTTTCTAACAAATCCACTTTATCTTGAATAAATTCAATTAATATATTTTGAGAATATGGCTCTTCAGTAGTAAGAACTATTTCTCTTTTTTGAAATCCACTATCAAATTTTTGAATATCAAATAGTTTTTTTACGTTTCCTATGATTTCCATGGAACTTAAAATTTATTTTTTTTTACTGTTATTCTTTTTTTTAAGAGTTTCTCCAATTTGGTTAGAAACATTAAATGATGTAATCATATTATTTAACATTTCACTAGCAGATCCTGGTGAATTGGGTAATAAAATTAAATTAGTATTTCCATTTTCTCCCATAGATTGGAGAGTATCATAGTGTTGCGTCACAACAATCAAAGCAGAAGCTTCTTGTGAATTAATTCCTATATTGTTTAACACTTCTACAGATTCTAGAATTCCTCTAGCTATTTCTCTGCGTTGATCTGCTGTTCCTTTTCCTTGTAATTTTTTACTTTCAGCTTCTGCCTTTGCTTTAGCTACAATTTTAATTCTATCAGCTTCTGCTTGATATTCAGAAGCAACCTTCTCTCTTTCAGCTGTATTAATGCGATTCATAGCCAATTTTACTTGTTCATCTGGATCAAGATCTGTAACTAATGCTTTAATTATAGAATATCCATAATTTAACATAGATCCTTCCAATTCTCCTTTAACTGCAAGAGCTATATGATCTTTTCGTTCGAAAACATCATCTAAACGCATTTTTGGAACTTCTGCTCTCACTACATCAAATATATAAGAAGTGATCTGAGCATGAGAATTATCTAACTTATAAAAAGCTTCATATACTTTATCTTGGATAACCTTAAATTGAACCGATACTTTAACTTTAACAAAAACGTTATCTTTCGTTTTTGTATCTACTAATACATCTAATTGTTGAATTTTTAATGTAAGTTTTCCTATTATATTATCCATAATAGGAACCTTAAAATTTAATCCAGCATAACGAATACTATGAAATTTACCCATTCTTTCAAGAATAGCTGCTGTCTCTTGGTTTACTATAAAGATAAAACTAGAAAAAATAGATAAAATCAAGAGAACCAATATACCATAAAATAGTAAACTGAAAATACTCATATTCAAAAAATTTATAATAATCCTAATTCTAAACGAGCTTCATCGCTCATAAATTCTCTACTCCAAGGTGGATCAAATGTTAAAATAACATCTACTTCTTTTATTTCTTGTATAATAGATTGGACTTTTTCTTTAACTTCTAAAGGCAAACTTTCTGCAACCGGACAATTAGGCGTAGTTAAAGTCATTACTATTTTTACTTTATTTTTTCCAGAAATCTGAACATCGTAAATCAAACCCAACTCATAAATATCTACTGAAATTTCTGGATCATATATAGATTTTAATACAGAAATAATACGATTTTCTAAAGAATAACTTGGATTCATTTTTCTTCTTTCTTGATTAAAGATCCAAATTGATCAAAAAAACGAATAGAATAACCTAATTTTTTTATATTAGGTAATATATCGTGAGCTTTTCCAATAATTATGATTCTACCATTTTTTGTGAAAAAGAACTTTTTACATGATTGATAGACATCATCTATTGTAACTGATTCGATTTTCTTTAAATAATTTTTGTAAAATCCACTTGGAAGTTTATTTCTTAATTCACATATAAAAAGATCACTAATTCTATTAGGATCTTCAAAATCAAGAATAAATTGACCACTAATTTCTTTCTTTTTTATATTTAATTCTTCCAAAGAAATTTTTTTTTCTGTTATTTCAAAAATTTCTTTTATAAGATCTTTTATTGCTTTTTCTGTAACTTCGTTTCTTACTTGAGTATAAACTGAAAAATAACCAATATTCCTATCAGATTTCAAAATAGAATAAGCTCCATATGTATAAGCCTTTTTTTCTCTAAGATTTAAAAATAAACGACTTTGAGGCCCTCCTCCTAAAATTCCATTCGCTAACATAGAAGAAAAATATTCTGGATCATTTTTTTTCAAACAAATCGGTCCACCAAAACAAATAGTAGATTGGGTTAAAGAAGGAATATCCACTATATCTATTTCTATTTTAGATGGAATCACATATTCTTTGATAATCGGTTCATCTATAATAGATGATTTCTGTTTCCATTTGGAAAAATAAAGATCACACAATTTTTCCGCTTCTCTTTGAGAAATGTCTCCAATAAAAGAAAGATAGGATATGTTGGGTATATAATATTTTTCATATAATTTCTTCAAATCATGAAGAGTAATATTTTTAATTGTATCATGAGTCTCGTATTCTCCATAAGGATGATTTTTTCCAAAATATAAAACATTTCGTACTCTTTGTAAAATAGCATTGGGTTCTTTTTCTGAAAGACTCAGATCTATAATTCTTTGTTTAATGATTTTATCCAATTCTTTGGAATTATCAAATTTGCTATTCATCAAAATATCACTCATTATAGATACAGATTTATTCAAATATTTTTTCATAGTGAAAATAGATGTCTCAGAGAAAGAAGTATATAAACTACATCCCATATAATCAATCATATCGTCTAATTCTTCTTTAGTATGATTTTCTGTACCAGAACGAAGCATTTGACCCAAAATTTTTTTTATTCCAGTCTTATCTTTTTCCAAAAAGGGTTTATAATCCAACTCTAAACCAATTCTAACTAAAGGAAGTTTATGATTTTCTACAATGAGAACTTTTAATCCATTTTTCATTTGAAAAAACTTAGGTTTTTCAATGTTGATAGTCGTCTTTCTTTTGAGAGATGGTGGGGGGACATTTCGATTAAATATATGAGCAAACATAATTATTGTATGAAAAAAAATTATTACAGCAAGGATTATTTTGAAAATCAATTTATTTATCTGTATTCTCGTTATCTGGAATATTATATAAACGAACTCTATTATTTTTATTTAAATATTTATTAGCAACTTTTTTGATATCTTCTGGAGTTATTTTTCTATATTTTTCTATATCCGTATTAATTAAATCAGCATTATGATAATATAAATAATAGTGAGACAAACTTGCAGTGATTCCACTCATAGAATAATTGTCTGAAATAAATTTTTTTTCAAAACAGTTTTTTTGTTTTTCCAATTCATATTGTGTTATTCCTTTTTCTTTTAAAAGATCTATTTCATCATCTATTATTTTTGTCAATTGATCTATTGTAATACCAGGATTAATTAATCCATATATCATAAAAATACCATAATCTTCCATTGTATCTAAAGATGATCCCGCATAAGAAGCGACTTGTTTCGTATTTACAATATTTTTTATTATGCGAGAACTCTCTCCAGAAGAGAATACATGATCAATAATTTTTAATACATAAGAATCTTTATCTGTGAGTTTTGGAACTCTATACGATAAAAATACTCCAGGAACTTTAGTATTTTTATCTACGTAAGTAAAAAATATTTCTTTCTTCATTGGTTCTTCTTCTATTTTGTTCATTTGAAAATTTCTTGTTCCTTTAGGGATAGATGAAAAATATTTTTGAATCAGTGTTCTAGCTTCATTCATATCGAAATCACCAGATACTACTAAAACCGCATTGTTCGGAACATAGTAAGTTTTATAAAATTCTTTATAATCAGCTTCTGTCGCAGTATCTAAATCTTGATATAATCCAATAATTGGATATTTATATGGATGTTTTTTGAATAATAAAGAAGGAATTATCTCAGAAATGGATTTTACATATGGCTGATTCTCTACACGCATCTTTTTTTCTTCTTTGACCACTTCTCTTTGAATATTAATACTTTCTTCATCAACTTTAGCATGAAGCATTCTTTCTGATTCTAACCACAAAGCTAATGGAAGACGATCAGATGGTAAGATTTCGTAATAACAAGTTTCATCATGATTTGTATAAGCATTATTTTTTCCTCCATTATAGGCTATGTACTTAAAATATTCTCCTTTTTTAATATTTTTGGATCCTTCAAACATAAGATGTTCGAAAAAATGAGCAAAACCCGATTTTCCAGGAGTTTCGTTTTTACTTCCTACATGATACAAAACAGAAATAGAAACTAAAGGGGTTGTCTTGTCTTGATGTAAAATAACATGCAACCCATTTGATAGTTTTTCTTCGAAAAACTTAATTTGATACAACTCTTTAGAACGGTTAAAGTTTTTGGGGGTCAAATGATTCAGTATCATAGTTATAAACATTAATAAAAAAATGAAAAAACCATTCATGAAACAAAGTTAAAGATTCAAAAAAGAAATTTACGAATTTTTTTTTCCAAAAGATGGTATTTTTTCTTTTATTCTATTTTTGTTATAAAGTTATGAATTCATAATATAGTATGAGAAGAATTTTATTTTTTATTTTCATTTTTTCTTTTTTTTTAATAGAAAAAGGAAAATTAAAAGCTGATAAAGGAGATGTTGAAAATGGAATGGAACTTTTTAAAAAAAATTGCACAGCATGCCATTCCATAGATTTAGAAAAAAAAATGATAGGACCTGCTTTACATGGAGTGACTGAAAAAAGGAATCGTAAATGGTTACATCAATGGATTAAGAATAATAAATCTTTAAGAGAAAGTGGAGATAAAGACGCTTTAAAAATCTACAAAGAATATGGAAATATAGAAATGAATCCTTTTCCTCAATTATCTGAAAAACAAATAGATGATATTTTATCGTTTATAACCAATCCCGATTCAATAAAAAAAAAAGAACATCATGAAATAAATCATAATAATGAAAATCATGAAAATGATAAAGAAGAAAATCAATTTTTAGTCAAATTAATTATTTTTTGTTTTGGAATTTTATCTTTAATTCTACTTTGGATTTTATATAGAATACAAATTCTAATCAGGTTAATTAATGAAGGAGAAACAAAGGTTACTACTTTTAGAAGAAAAAATTTCATAATAAATGTTTTATACAAAAAAATATTAGGAAATGACAAAAAAAAGTGGTATCTGTTTTCTTGTTTTACAGGATTTTTTTTGTTATTTGGAATATATGAAACTTGGAATTTTTTAATGAAGATAGATGTCAATAAAGGATATAAACCTAAACAACCTATTTATTTTTCTCATAAAATTCATTCTGAAATTAATAAAATTGATTGTCAATATTGTCATTCTTCGGCAAAGTATGGTAAAGTATCTGGAATTCCTTCAGTC containing:
- a CDS encoding M16 family metallopeptidase; the protein is MFAHIFNRNVPPPSLKRKTTINIEKPKFFQMKNGLKVLIVENHKLPLVRIGLELDYKPFLEKDKTGIKKILGQMLRSGTENHTKEELDDMIDYMGCSLYTSFSETSIFTMKKYLNKSVSIMSDILMNSKFDNSKELDKIIKQRIIDLSLSEKEPNAILQRVRNVLYFGKNHPYGEYETHDTIKNITLHDLKKLYEKYYIPNISYLSFIGDISQREAEKLCDLYFSKWKQKSSIIDEPIIKEYVIPSKIEIDIVDIPSLTQSTICFGGPICLKKNDPEYFSSMLANGILGGGPQSRLFLNLREKKAYTYGAYSILKSDRNIGYFSVYTQVRNEVTEKAIKDLIKEIFEITEKKISLEELNIKKKEISGQFILDFEDPNRISDLFICELRNKLPSGFYKNYLKKIESVTIDDVYQSCKKFFFTKNGRIIIIGKAHDILPNIKKLGYSIRFFDQFGSLIKKEEK
- a CDS encoding M16 family metallopeptidase, translating into MILNHLTPKNFNRSKELYQIKFFEEKLSNGLHVILHQDKTTPLVSISVLYHVGSKNETPGKSGFAHFFEHLMFEGSKNIKKGEYFKYIAYNGGKNNAYTNHDETCYYEILPSDRLPLALWLESERMLHAKVDEESINIQREVVKEEKKMRVENQPYVKSISEIIPSLLFKKHPYKYPIIGLYQDLDTATEADYKEFYKTYYVPNNAVLVVSGDFDMNEARTLIQKYFSSIPKGTRNFQMNKIEEEPMKKEIFFTYVDKNTKVPGVFLSYRVPKLTDKDSYVLKIIDHVFSSGESSRIIKNIVNTKQVASYAGSSLDTMEDYGIFMIYGLINPGITIDQLTKIIDDEIDLLKEKGITQYELEKQKNCFEKKFISDNYSMSGITASLSHYYLYYHNADLINTDIEKYRKITPEDIKKVANKYLNKNNRVRLYNIPDNENTDK
- a CDS encoding c-type cytochrome, translated to MRRILFFIFIFSFFLIEKGKLKADKGDVENGMELFKKNCTACHSIDLEKKMIGPALHGVTEKRNRKWLHQWIKNNKSLRESGDKDALKIYKEYGNIEMNPFPQLSEKQIDDILSFITNPDSIKKKEHHEINHNNENHENDKEENQFLVKLIIFCFGILSLILLWILYRIQILIRLINEGETKVTTFRRKNFIINVLYKKILGNDKKKWYLFSCFTGFFLLFGIYETWNFLMKIDVNKGYKPKQPIYFSHKIHSEINKIDCQYCHSSAKYGKVSGIPSVNVCMNCHITIHEYNGDYLEKGKSRDEYNQEIQKIYKAIGWDPETRKYSKKIHPIQWVRIHNMPDFVYFDHSQHILTGEKSIKKLKKVNLVCNACHGEIQKMDTVEMSNDFTMEWCISCHKNVGIDKKNQYYKEYFPSKTNQKITVDMIGGTECAKCHY